A single window of Anaerocolumna chitinilytica DNA harbors:
- a CDS encoding cysteine desulfurase family protein encodes MDIYLDNAATTRPYDSVRSIISETLELEYGNPSSMHGMGVKAERYVKEAAEVIARSLKAETKEIIFTSGGTESNNLAIIGTALARKRAGNHIITTVIEHPSVHNPLIFLEENGYRVSYIPVDSLGRVKEEELLEAVCEDTILVSLMYVNNEVGSVQPISELSRKIKEKNSSVYIHADAIQGFGKYRIYPAREGIDLLSASGHKIHGPKGIGFLYVNSKVKIKPLIFGGGQQKGMRSGTENVPGIAGLGQAVKESFNSYEDRINQLYEIKEYFINLLGEIEGTYVNCIGENIRETAPHIVSVSFDGIKSEVLLHALEEKGIYVSAGSACASNHPGLSGTLKAVGIRKDLLDSTLRFSFSVYTTKDEIVQAVESLKQLVPALRRYSRR; translated from the coding sequence ATGGATATATATTTAGACAATGCGGCAACTACTAGACCTTATGATTCCGTCAGGAGTATCATTAGTGAAACTCTGGAGCTGGAATACGGTAATCCATCCTCCATGCACGGCATGGGTGTGAAAGCCGAAAGGTATGTAAAAGAAGCGGCGGAAGTGATAGCAAGGAGCCTAAAAGCGGAGACAAAGGAGATAATCTTTACCTCCGGCGGAACAGAAAGCAATAATCTGGCTATTATAGGTACGGCACTTGCTCGTAAAAGGGCAGGTAACCATATCATTACTACAGTGATAGAGCATCCTTCAGTACATAATCCTTTGATCTTTTTAGAGGAGAATGGATACCGGGTAAGCTACATACCTGTAGATTCCTTGGGAAGAGTAAAGGAAGAAGAACTTCTGGAGGCAGTTTGTGAGGATACCATACTGGTTTCTCTTATGTATGTCAATAATGAGGTGGGTTCCGTTCAGCCCATCAGTGAACTAAGCCGTAAGATTAAAGAAAAAAATTCTTCTGTTTATATTCATGCTGATGCCATTCAAGGTTTTGGCAAATACCGCATATACCCGGCAAGAGAGGGAATTGACCTTCTGTCTGCCAGCGGGCATAAGATTCATGGTCCAAAGGGTATAGGCTTTTTGTATGTAAACAGCAAGGTTAAAATAAAACCCCTTATTTTTGGGGGAGGACAGCAAAAAGGAATGCGTTCCGGTACAGAAAATGTTCCGGGAATAGCGGGACTTGGACAAGCAGTGAAAGAAAGCTTCAATAGCTATGAGGATAGAATCAATCAGCTATACGAAATAAAAGAATATTTTATCAATCTCCTTGGAGAAATTGAAGGTACTTATGTGAATTGCATTGGGGAGAATATCAGAGAAACAGCTCCGCATATAGTAAGTGTCAGCTTTGATGGAATTAAAAGCGAGGTACTGTTACATGCCCTTGAAGAGAAAGGAATCTATGTTTCTGCAGGTTCAGCCTGTGCTTCCAACCATCCGGGACTTAGCGGCACTTTAAAAGCTGTTGGAATTCGAAAGGATCTGCTTGATTCTACCCTTCGATTCAGTTTTTCTGTATATACTACAAAGGATGAGATTGTACAGGCAGTAGAAAGTTTAAAACAGCTGGTTCCTGCTCTGCGCAGATACAGCAGAAGATAA
- a CDS encoding 16S rRNA (uracil(1498)-N(3))-methyltransferase codes for MHRFYIVNNQVQDGTIHLTGEDVNHIKNVLRMRIGEKAILCNQEGKDYYCSVLDIRSDSVIFSIEEEKNSDTELKGKIFLFQGLPKKDKMELIIQKAVELGVYEIIPVMTSRTIVKLEDAKKEQKKLERWQAISVSAAKQSGRGIIPRVTEVYSFKEALEYANKLDKKLLPYENEKGMLFTREVIEQINPADSVGVFIGPEGGFEEREVQEASKYGFVPITLGKRILRTETAGLTALSLLMFKMESGI; via the coding sequence ATGCACCGTTTTTATATAGTAAACAATCAGGTACAGGATGGTACGATCCATCTTACCGGAGAAGATGTCAACCACATAAAAAATGTACTTCGAATGAGAATCGGCGAAAAAGCTATACTTTGCAACCAGGAAGGAAAAGACTATTACTGCAGTGTACTTGACATTCGCAGTGATAGCGTGATATTCTCCATAGAAGAAGAAAAAAACAGTGATACCGAATTAAAGGGGAAAATTTTCCTCTTTCAAGGTCTGCCCAAAAAGGATAAAATGGAATTGATTATACAAAAAGCAGTAGAGCTTGGCGTGTATGAAATTATTCCGGTAATGACAAGCAGAACCATAGTTAAATTGGAAGATGCGAAAAAGGAACAGAAGAAACTGGAGAGATGGCAGGCCATATCCGTCAGCGCCGCAAAACAGTCAGGCAGAGGTATTATACCAAGGGTTACTGAAGTCTACAGCTTTAAAGAGGCCCTGGAATATGCGAATAAATTAGATAAGAAATTGCTGCCCTATGAAAATGAAAAAGGAATGTTGTTTACCAGGGAAGTAATTGAACAGATAAATCCGGCAGACAGTGTCGGTGTATTTATTGGCCCCGAGGGAGGCTTTGAGGAAAGAGAAGTACAGGAAGCAAGTAAGTACGGTTTTGTTCCGATTACCTTGGGGAAGAGGATTTTAAGGACTGAAACCGCAGGCTTAACAGCGCTTTCTCTCCTGATGTTTAAAATGGAAAGTGGAATTTGA
- the prmA gene encoding 50S ribosomal protein L11 methyltransferase yields MKWVKLTLKTVTDAVELISDMLIELGIEGIEIKDNVPITEREKKELFIDILPELDTNNKEAFISFYLNEQDNTDEVIHSVKEGLKELSQFVDTGSGDIEISVTEDTDWINNWKAYFKPFRLEDNIVIKPTWEELTDKKEGDIVIELDPGTAFGTGAHETTKLCILALKKYLTPDMEVLDVGSGSGILSIIASKLGAKKVLGTDIDPHAVEASRENVEVNKISEDKVTFFSGDIISDDVLKETVGFQKYDIAVANILADIIIPLSGKIGVHLKPGGLFISSGIINTKKEQVLSAVIANGFEVIAVEEMGDWVSVIAKK; encoded by the coding sequence ATGAAATGGGTAAAGCTTACGCTTAAGACCGTAACAGATGCAGTAGAGCTGATAAGTGACATGTTAATCGAATTAGGGATTGAAGGAATTGAAATTAAAGATAATGTGCCGATAACCGAGAGAGAAAAGAAAGAATTATTCATAGATATTCTGCCGGAACTTGATACGAATAACAAGGAGGCATTTATCAGCTTTTATCTGAATGAACAGGATAATACAGATGAAGTCATTCATTCCGTAAAAGAAGGACTGAAAGAATTGTCACAGTTCGTAGATACAGGTTCCGGTGATATTGAAATCTCCGTTACCGAGGATACAGATTGGATTAACAACTGGAAAGCCTATTTCAAGCCTTTTCGCTTGGAGGATAACATCGTAATAAAGCCTACCTGGGAAGAGCTGACAGATAAAAAGGAAGGGGATATTGTGATCGAACTGGACCCCGGAACAGCTTTTGGAACCGGAGCTCACGAGACAACAAAACTATGTATTCTGGCCTTAAAGAAGTATTTGACACCTGACATGGAAGTGTTGGATGTTGGCAGCGGCAGCGGTATATTATCTATTATAGCGTCAAAGCTTGGTGCTAAGAAAGTTCTTGGCACGGATATTGATCCCCATGCAGTTGAAGCGTCCAGAGAAAATGTAGAGGTTAATAAAATATCGGAGGACAAGGTAACCTTTTTTAGCGGTGATATCATCTCTGATGATGTCTTGAAAGAAACGGTAGGATTTCAAAAATATGATATAGCCGTAGCAAACATACTGGCGGATATCATTATTCCTCTGTCCGGAAAAATTGGTGTGCACTTAAAACCAGGCGGACTCTTTATCAGTTCCGGTATCATAAATACCAAGAAGGAACAGGTCTTATCAGCTGTTATCGCAAATGGTTTTGAAGTAATAGCAGTAGAAGAGATGGGTGACTGGGTATCTGTCATAGCCAAAAAATAA
- the dnaJ gene encoding molecular chaperone DnaJ, whose product MADKRDYYEVLGVSKTAGDDEIKKAYRQLAKKYHPDANPGDKEAEVKFKEASEAYAVLSDAEKRRQYDQFGHSAFDGGAGGAGGFDFTNMDMSDIFGDIFGDLFGGGRSRRASNGPMKGPNVRAGVRITFEEAVTGTDKELDVNLKEECTTCNGTGAKPGTSTETCKKCGGKGQVVYTQQSLFGMVRNVQTCPDCGGSGKVIKDKCTVCYGSGYVTRKKKIQVSIPAGIDNGQSIRIREKGEPGTNGGERGDLLVEVTVSRHPIFQRQEYDIFSTAPISYAKAALGGDVKISTVDGDVLYNVKPGTQTDTKVRLRGKGVPTLRNKQVRGDHYVTLVVQVPTKLSAEQKELLQRFDEAMEGKVEVESHENDKEKEKGKRKLFGKDK is encoded by the coding sequence ATGGCAGATAAACGTGATTATTATGAAGTGCTGGGAGTGTCTAAAACTGCAGGTGATGATGAAATAAAGAAAGCTTATAGACAGCTTGCTAAGAAATATCACCCAGATGCCAATCCGGGGGATAAAGAGGCTGAAGTTAAATTTAAAGAGGCTTCTGAGGCATATGCTGTTTTAAGTGATGCTGAAAAGAGAAGACAGTATGACCAGTTCGGACATTCTGCATTTGATGGCGGAGCCGGCGGAGCTGGTGGATTTGACTTTACAAATATGGATATGAGTGATATCTTCGGGGATATTTTCGGAGATTTATTTGGCGGCGGCAGAAGCAGAAGAGCCAGTAATGGCCCCATGAAAGGACCCAATGTCCGTGCCGGAGTCAGAATTACCTTTGAAGAGGCGGTAACCGGAACCGATAAGGAACTGGATGTAAATCTTAAAGAAGAATGTACTACCTGTAACGGTACCGGAGCTAAACCCGGAACCAGTACCGAGACCTGTAAGAAATGCGGCGGTAAGGGTCAGGTGGTATATACACAGCAGTCACTTTTTGGAATGGTACGAAATGTACAGACTTGTCCGGATTGCGGCGGAAGCGGAAAAGTAATAAAGGATAAATGTACTGTCTGCTATGGAAGCGGATATGTAACAAGAAAGAAAAAGATACAGGTTTCCATTCCAGCAGGTATTGACAACGGACAGAGCATACGAATCAGGGAAAAAGGAGAACCGGGTACTAACGGCGGAGAACGCGGAGATTTGTTAGTAGAGGTAACAGTATCACGTCATCCGATATTCCAGAGACAGGAATATGACATCTTTTCTACTGCACCTATTTCTTACGCGAAAGCTGCTTTAGGCGGAGATGTTAAGATCAGTACTGTGGATGGAGATGTATTATATAATGTAAAGCCCGGAACTCAGACAGATACCAAGGTAAGACTTCGTGGAAAAGGTGTTCCGACACTGCGTAATAAGCAGGTCAGAGGTGATCATTATGTAACTCTCGTGGTACAGGTTCCGACAAAGTTATCTGCAGAGCAAAAAGAATTACTGCAGAGATTTGATGAAGCCATGGAAGGCAAAGTGGAAGTTGAAAGTCACGAGAATGATAAAGAGAAAGAGAAAGGCAAAAGAAAGCTTTTCGGTAAAGATAAATAG
- the dnaK gene encoding molecular chaperone DnaK, giving the protein MGKIIGIDLGTTNSCVAVMEGGKPVVIANTEGVRTTPSVVAFTKTGERLVGESAKRQAVTNSDKTISSIKRHMGTDYKVSIDDKKYTPQEISAMILQKLKADAESYLGEKVTEAVITVPAYFNDAQRQATKDAGKIAGLDVKRIINEPTAAALAYGLDNEHEQKIMVYDLGGGTFDVSIIEIGDGVIEVLATSGDNRLGGDDFDERITRYMIDEFKKTEGVDLSLDKMALQRLKEAAEKAKKELSSATTTNINLPFITATADGPKHFDLNLTRAKFDELTHDLVERTTVPVQNALRDAGLSASDLKKVLLVGGSTRTPAVQDKVRQLTGQEPSKTLNPDECVAIGASIQGGKLAGDAGAGDILLLDVTPLSLSIETMGGVATRLIERNTTIPTKKSQVFSTAADNQSAVDINVVQGERQFAKDNKSLGQFRLDGIPPARRGVPQIEVTFDIDANGILNVSAKDLGTGREQHITITGGSNLSDSDIDKAVKEAAEYEAQDKKRKEAVEVRNDADSMVFQTEKALSEVGDKINSDDKTKVEGDLNHLKDLIQKSNPEVMSEGEVADIKAAKEKLMESAQALFAKLYEQSQGGPAPDMSGAGGAAGNTGSTYGDDVVDGDYREV; this is encoded by the coding sequence ATGGGTAAAATTATTGGAATCGATTTAGGTACCACAAACTCATGTGTTGCAGTTATGGAAGGCGGTAAACCCGTCGTAATCGCAAATACCGAAGGAGTAAGAACAACTCCCTCCGTAGTAGCTTTCACAAAAACAGGAGAAAGATTAGTTGGTGAGTCTGCTAAACGTCAGGCTGTTACCAATTCAGATAAAACAATTTCTTCTATCAAAAGACATATGGGAACCGACTACAAAGTTTCTATTGATGACAAGAAATACACCCCTCAGGAAATCTCTGCTATGATTCTTCAGAAGTTAAAAGCTGACGCAGAAAGCTATTTAGGTGAGAAGGTAACAGAAGCTGTTATTACAGTACCTGCATATTTTAATGATGCTCAGAGACAGGCAACAAAAGATGCCGGTAAGATTGCCGGACTTGATGTTAAGAGAATTATCAACGAGCCTACTGCAGCAGCACTTGCTTATGGTCTTGATAACGAGCATGAGCAGAAAATCATGGTATACGATTTAGGCGGTGGTACTTTCGATGTTTCCATTATCGAAATCGGTGATGGCGTTATCGAAGTATTAGCTACATCCGGTGATAATAGATTAGGTGGTGATGATTTCGATGAAAGAATCACCAGATATATGATTGATGAGTTCAAGAAAACAGAAGGCGTTGATTTAAGTCTTGATAAGATGGCTCTTCAGAGATTAAAAGAAGCTGCTGAAAAGGCGAAGAAGGAATTATCTTCTGCTACTACAACAAATATTAACCTGCCATTTATCACAGCAACTGCAGATGGTCCTAAGCACTTTGACTTAAACTTAACTAGAGCTAAATTTGATGAGTTAACACATGATCTGGTAGAAAGAACCACAGTTCCTGTTCAAAACGCATTAAGAGATGCAGGTCTTTCTGCTTCCGACCTTAAGAAGGTACTTTTAGTAGGTGGTTCTACCCGTACTCCTGCTGTTCAGGATAAGGTAAGACAGTTAACAGGTCAGGAACCTTCCAAAACATTAAATCCTGATGAATGTGTTGCTATCGGTGCTTCCATTCAGGGTGGTAAATTAGCCGGTGATGCCGGTGCAGGAGATATCCTTCTTCTGGATGTAACTCCTCTGTCCTTAAGTATTGAAACAATGGGCGGTGTAGCTACCAGATTAATTGAAAGAAATACAACAATTCCTACCAAGAAGAGCCAGGTATTCTCAACAGCTGCCGATAACCAGAGCGCAGTTGATATCAATGTTGTACAGGGTGAAAGACAATTTGCAAAAGATAACAAGAGCCTTGGACAATTCCGTCTGGATGGAATTCCGCCGGCAAGAAGAGGTGTTCCTCAGATCGAAGTAACATTTGATATTGATGCCAATGGTATCTTAAATGTTTCTGCAAAAGATTTGGGAACCGGAAGAGAACAGCACATTACTATTACAGGTGGCTCCAACCTTTCCGATTCCGATATCGATAAGGCAGTAAAAGAAGCTGCTGAATATGAAGCACAGGATAAGAAACGTAAGGAAGCCGTAGAAGTAAGAAATGATGCAGATTCCATGGTATTCCAGACAGAGAAGGCCTTATCAGAAGTAGGCGATAAGATTAATTCTGATGATAAGACAAAGGTAGAAGGCGATTTAAATCACTTAAAGGATTTAATCCAAAAATCCAATCCGGAAGTCATGTCTGAAGGTGAAGTTGCTGATATCAAAGCTGCCAAAGAGAAATTAATGGAAAGCGCTCAGGCTTTATTTGCTAAACTGTATGAGCAGTCTCAGGGCGGTCCTGCACCGGATATGTCAGGAGCTGGGGGTGCTGCAGGTAATACAGGAAGCACTTACGGTGATGATGTAGTTGATGGTGACTACAGAGAAGTATAA
- the grpE gene encoding nucleotide exchange factor GrpE, producing the protein MDETIKDQETNTEETKTEETKTENDEAASGSAFEESDIEMTEDTEEDDTEETSEEDSKDGQKKSFFRKEKKEKKDKKDLKIDELNDRLIRNMAEFDNFRKRSEREKAQMFEIGARDIIEKILPVIDNFERGLGAITEEERESAFAQGIEKIYKQMFTALSDAGLKPIDAVGKPFDPNFHNAVMHAEDPEQGENLVAEEFQKGYMYRDTVIRHSMVKVVN; encoded by the coding sequence ATGGATGAAACCATTAAGGATCAGGAAACAAATACTGAGGAAACAAAAACTGAGGAAACAAAAACGGAAAATGATGAAGCTGCTTCCGGCTCCGCTTTTGAAGAATCTGACATAGAGATGACAGAAGATACGGAGGAAGATGATACCGAAGAAACTTCCGAAGAGGATTCAAAAGATGGTCAGAAAAAATCCTTTTTCCGAAAGGAAAAAAAGGAAAAGAAAGATAAAAAAGATTTAAAGATTGATGAATTGAATGACAGGCTGATTCGTAACATGGCAGAGTTTGATAATTTCAGAAAACGTTCTGAAAGAGAAAAAGCTCAAATGTTTGAAATCGGAGCAAGGGATATCATTGAGAAGATTCTGCCGGTTATCGATAATTTCGAGAGAGGTCTTGGAGCGATAACGGAAGAGGAGAGAGAAAGTGCTTTTGCACAGGGGATTGAAAAAATCTATAAGCAGATGTTTACTGCTTTATCCGATGCAGGTCTTAAGCCTATTGATGCTGTTGGAAAACCTTTTGATCCGAATTTCCATAATGCCGTAATGCATGCAGAAGACCCTGAACAGGGAGAGAATTTGGTTGCGGAAGAGTTCCAGAAGGGTTATATGTACAGAGATACCGTAATCAGACATAGTATGGTCAAGGTAGTAAACTAA
- the hrcA gene encoding heat-inducible transcriptional repressor HrcA, which yields MELDERKLKILQAIIRNYLETGEPVGSRTISKYTDLNLSSATIRNEMADLEELGYIIQPHTSAGRIPSDKGYRLYVDTLLEEKTHEVEDMKELILEKADKLDHLLKQVARLLADNTNYTTLVTKPKYRSKKVKFIQLTEVDDTHILAVILIEGNVVKNKIIEVTDCLDKEIILKLNIVFNTFLQGLDLAEITMSLIQKMKEQAGNYNRLVSNILDAVAEAISEEEEVEIYTSGATNILKYPELNNVDKVMELIDTLEEKEQLSEIINHNVDTSESGDIQVYIGSETPVQAMKDCSVVTATYEIEEGVYGKIGIIGPKRMDYERVVNILHTLMGQLDDIFKKKT from the coding sequence ATGGAACTGGACGAAAGAAAATTGAAGATATTACAAGCTATTATCCGCAATTATCTGGAGACTGGTGAGCCGGTGGGTTCAAGAACAATATCCAAGTACACCGATTTGAATCTCAGTTCAGCCACCATACGAAACGAGATGGCAGATTTAGAGGAGTTAGGCTATATTATTCAGCCCCATACCTCTGCCGGACGTATTCCTTCCGATAAAGGTTACCGATTATATGTAGATACTTTGCTGGAAGAGAAAACTCATGAAGTGGAAGATATGAAGGAACTCATATTAGAGAAAGCAGATAAGCTGGACCATTTACTGAAGCAGGTAGCAAGACTTTTGGCAGATAATACCAACTATACTACTTTGGTTACGAAACCAAAGTACCGAAGTAAAAAAGTGAAGTTTATCCAGCTGACCGAAGTGGATGATACTCATATCTTAGCTGTAATACTGATTGAGGGTAATGTTGTTAAGAATAAGATTATTGAAGTGACAGATTGCCTTGACAAAGAGATTATATTAAAGCTTAATATTGTTTTTAATACTTTCCTTCAGGGCCTTGATTTGGCTGAGATTACCATGTCCCTTATACAGAAGATGAAAGAACAGGCAGGCAATTATAACAGACTTGTAAGTAATATCTTGGATGCGGTGGCAGAAGCCATCAGTGAGGAAGAAGAAGTAGAAATCTATACCAGCGGTGCTACCAATATCCTTAAATATCCGGAACTAAACAATGTAGATAAGGTTATGGAGCTAATTGATACCCTGGAAGAAAAGGAACAATTGTCTGAAATTATTAACCATAACGTAGATACTTCTGAATCCGGTGACATTCAGGTATATATCGGAAGCGAGACACCTGTTCAGGCAATGAAAGATTGTTCTGTTGTAACCGCTACCTATGAGATAGAAGAAGGCGTTTATGGAAAGATTGGTATTATTGGACCAAAACGTATGGATTATGAAAGAGTTGTAAATATATTGCATACCCTAATGGGGCAATTGGATGATATATTTAAGAAGAAAACCTAA
- a CDS encoding ABC transporter transmembrane domain-containing protein, with the protein MKKYASLFTLFISTSITVWGISILMPFVSGRLIDVLVSDSHKSRVYQYVAIVAVMNIINLVVQYFVDLSITKLNGKIAFDLSYHVYKNIKKAPLSFFENADSVYLSTRINEDSNCIINFFVRNCVSFITNILTIFFGFIMIFQISPVITILFIVIMIAYIIIYKAFRQPLYQSNFTLIEKRNQYFSVMTEQFKLIKYIKLNSLFSIFDENLIKRFKDVFNTVMNNFRLNYLFSNLAAGVLVLANIIIIFFGGIKVINKEMTIGNFTILSTYFNLVLTAVHYFIEYSKSYQQTLVSVKRMEQMNEVTTEHNGSIRTDGIEFISVQNLDFKFEHQKKLIQNLSCTMTKGNIYCIYGSNGSGKSTFLNIIANLYNSYQGNIFINSYNIKEMDMYYLRECNMAYSDQAVTMVRGSIYENLTYGLNNQEKLREKVIYWCKRFNLYDKIISMPDGFESDIAADYITLSGGEKAKISFIRALVKDTPILILDEPTAAFDKESVTILKECLLEIKSGKIILLITHDQSIADIADEIIQIG; encoded by the coding sequence TTGAAAAAATATGCATCCTTATTTACCTTATTTATTAGTACAAGTATTACTGTATGGGGAATTTCAATTCTGATGCCTTTTGTTTCCGGAAGATTAATAGATGTATTAGTTTCTGACAGTCATAAAAGCAGAGTTTATCAATATGTGGCTATTGTAGCTGTTATGAATATAATTAATTTGGTGGTTCAATACTTTGTTGACTTATCGATTACAAAACTTAACGGTAAAATTGCTTTTGATTTAAGTTATCACGTTTATAAAAATATAAAGAAAGCACCTCTTTCTTTTTTTGAAAATGCAGATTCCGTTTATTTAAGTACAAGGATTAATGAAGATAGTAATTGTATCATTAATTTTTTTGTAAGAAATTGTGTTAGTTTCATAACCAATATCCTGACAATATTCTTTGGATTTATTATGATATTTCAAATCAGTCCTGTTATTACTATCTTATTTATTGTAATCATGATAGCCTATATTATTATCTATAAGGCCTTTCGCCAGCCTTTATATCAATCTAACTTTACTTTGATAGAAAAAAGAAATCAGTATTTTTCAGTTATGACGGAACAATTTAAATTGATTAAGTATATAAAATTAAATTCCTTATTCAGTATATTTGATGAGAACCTTATAAAAAGATTTAAAGATGTATTTAATACCGTAATGAACAATTTTCGTTTGAATTACTTATTTTCCAATCTGGCAGCAGGTGTACTGGTATTAGCAAATATTATTATAATCTTTTTTGGTGGGATTAAGGTAATAAATAAAGAAATGACAATAGGAAATTTTACTATATTAAGTACATATTTTAATCTGGTGCTTACTGCAGTTCATTATTTTATTGAATATAGTAAGTCATATCAGCAGACCTTAGTATCTGTTAAACGAATGGAACAAATGAATGAGGTTACAACGGAACATAATGGTTCTATCAGGACAGATGGAATTGAGTTTATCAGTGTACAAAATCTAGATTTCAAGTTTGAACATCAGAAAAAACTGATACAAAATCTATCCTGCACAATGACTAAAGGAAATATTTATTGTATATATGGAAGCAATGGAAGTGGAAAGTCAACTTTTCTTAATATTATAGCCAATCTGTATAACAGTTATCAGGGAAATATATTTATTAATTCTTATAATATTAAGGAAATGGATATGTATTATCTTAGAGAATGCAATATGGCTTATTCCGATCAAGCGGTTACAATGGTTAGAGGAAGTATCTATGAGAATTTGACATATGGGTTAAATAATCAGGAAAAATTAAGAGAAAAAGTTATTTATTGGTGTAAACGATTTAATTTGTATGATAAGATAATAAGTATGCCGGATGGCTTTGAAAGTGATATAGCAGCTGATTATATTACATTGTCCGGCGGAGAAAAAGCTAAAATATCGTTTATAAGAGCACTTGTTAAAGATACACCGATTCTTATCTTAGATGAGCCAACAGCAGCTTTTGATAAAGAAAGTGTGACAATTTTAAAGGAATGTCTGCTGGAGATAAAATCAGGTAAAATCATTCTGCTTATTACCCATGATCAAAGTATTGCTGATATTGCAGATGAAATAATTCAGATTGGTTAG
- a CDS encoding radical SAM/SPASM domain-containing protein, giving the protein MKQSKYNFFYDFPDQEEKKLAYNALTNSLALMDQEHYTQYYNFASNNITIEDEKFIDDLKMGGYIIEDEMDELKLLELQLFQNRFNRSVLGLTIAVTADCNFRCTYCYEKNSIENTKMNQDVQDNIIQLITDQANGLKVLAVTWYGGEPLLMINVIRDLSERIQKICDENQITYFAYMVTNGYLLTREIALDLKDKLNIQGMQITLDGPEDIHNKRRPLAGGQGTFQKILNNLKENIDVLPSVSIRINTDIDNQDRISEVFQVLKDNDLAEKVNVYLGHVEALNDGYVTCKCLTPEGFSQAYYDFMKENKLDIKKLYPRRFTNYCGADAVNSFVVGADGNLYKCWNDIGIQEKLIGKLPMEGVVDNFKLYSDYLLYDPTKDERCTECKLLPVCMGGCPNRRLLGVENCNHTKYVLEEYLQACAHSIIEERMG; this is encoded by the coding sequence ATGAAGCAATCAAAATACAATTTCTTTTATGATTTTCCGGATCAGGAAGAGAAGAAATTGGCGTATAATGCATTAACTAATTCATTGGCTTTAATGGATCAAGAACATTATACACAATATTATAATTTTGCCAGCAATAATATAACCATAGAGGATGAAAAGTTTATCGATGATTTGAAAATGGGAGGTTATATCATTGAGGATGAAATGGATGAGTTAAAGTTATTAGAACTTCAGCTTTTCCAGAACCGGTTTAACCGTTCAGTACTTGGGTTAACGATTGCAGTAACGGCTGACTGTAATTTTCGATGTACTTATTGTTATGAAAAAAACAGCATCGAAAATACAAAAATGAATCAAGATGTACAGGATAATATTATTCAGCTGATTACAGATCAGGCAAATGGATTAAAAGTTTTAGCAGTTACCTGGTATGGCGGTGAACCTTTATTAATGATTAATGTGATACGGGATTTATCAGAACGTATTCAAAAGATCTGTGATGAAAATCAAATTACCTATTTTGCGTATATGGTTACCAACGGATACTTGTTAACCCGTGAGATTGCTTTGGACTTAAAAGATAAGCTTAATATCCAGGGGATGCAGATAACATTAGATGGGCCAGAAGATATACATAACAAGCGAAGGCCATTAGCGGGAGGGCAGGGTACATTTCAGAAAATTCTGAATAATTTAAAAGAAAACATAGATGTTCTTCCGTCCGTATCAATACGAATTAACACAGATATTGATAATCAGGATAGAATCAGTGAAGTGTTTCAAGTATTAAAAGATAATGATTTGGCTGAGAAAGTGAATGTTTATCTGGGGCATGTGGAAGCACTGAATGATGGGTATGTTACCTGCAAATGCTTGACACCGGAAGGATTTTCACAGGCATATTATGATTTTATGAAAGAAAATAAACTGGATATCAAGAAGCTGTATCCTAGGAGATTTACAAACTACTGTGGTGCTGATGCTGTAAATTCCTTTGTAGTAGGTGCTGATGGAAACTTGTATAAATGCTGGAATGATATAGGAATCCAGGAAAAATTAATTGGAAAGCTTCCTATGGAAGGTGTTGTTGACAACTTTAAACTATATTCGGATTACTTGCTATATGACCCTACCAAGGATGAACGTTGTACTGAATGTAAACTACTTCCTGTTTGTATGGGAGGATGTCCGAACAGAAGACTCCTTGGAGTGGAAAATTGTAATCATACAAAGTATGTTCTGGAAGAATATCTACAAGCATGTGCGCATAGTATAATTGAAGAAAGGATGGGGTAA